The Treponema primitia ZAS-1 genome contains the following window.
TATCCTGCTCTATGTAGCCCTCATCGGCGCCCAGCCCTCCCTGGAGCGGGCCGCCATCATGTATCTCCTTGGGGCGGCGGTGGTCCTGGGCTTCCTTCCCCGACAACCGCGGACCAGCGGTCCAATATCCTTGCTCGCCATGGCCTTCCTGATCCAGATTGTCCTCCGGCCTTCCTCTGGTACCAGCCTCTCTTTCATCCTGTCCTACCTGGCCCTGGCGGGGATACTTACGGTGGGTGAATTCTTCCACGGAATCCTCCGGGGGAGGCTGCCGGAATTACTGGCCTCGCCCCTGGCTGCATCCCTGGGGGCATACCTGGCAACCGCCGCGGTGGTTGCCGCCGGCTTCGGCATAATCAGGCCGGTGGGGCTGCTGGCGGGGCTTGTCATCGTTCCCCTTACCACCGTATTTATGGTAGGTGCCATGGCTGCCCTGGCCCTCAGCTTCATCTCCCCTTTTCTCACCGGGATTGCCGGTATGGGGCTCACCCTGTTCTATTCCCTTTTGGACCATACGGTCACCCTGGCCGCCCGGGTCCCCGGCCTTGCCGCAAACGGCTGGGGGCGGGAACTTTTCCTGTCCTTCCTGGTTGTCGTCCTCTGCATCTTCCCGGGGCGTCCCTATAGCATAAGGAGACAAAGCCTTGCCCCCTTCAATTAATTACGATTCCCCCCAGGCGCTCCGTTCCTATCTGGACGGAAAGGGCCTGGGGATGCGCAAACAATTCGGCCAGAATTTTCTTATAAACGGCGACGCCCGGCGCAGGCTCCTGGACGCCCTGGAACTGCAGCCCGGGGAACGGGTCTGGGAAGTGGGTCCCGGCTTAGGGGCCATGACCATAGGGCTCCTGGAACGGGGCGCCCTGGTCAGCGCCTTTGAGATTGACCGGGGCTTCATCACCGCCTTGGAGGAATTTTTCGGCGATAATCCCGGTTTCACCCTGATCCCCGGGGATGCGCTCAAGACCTGGCCCGCAGTCTGGGCCAATACGGGGAACCCTGGATATTTTCTGGGAAACCTCCCCTACAACATCGCCGCAACCCTCCTTGCCGACTTTATCGAGAAAAACTGTTTTTTTAAGCGTATGGTGGTCACCGTCCAGCGGGAGGTTGCCCGGCGCATGGCGGCCAAACCGGGATCCGCGGACTACTCATCCCTTTCGGTACTCTGCGCCTCCGTCTATACCGTCCATCCCCTGATGGTCCTCAAGGGCGCCTCCTTCTACCCCGCTCCAAAGGTCGATTCCCAGGGTCTCCGTTTAGAGCTCCGTAGGGATATCGATCCCGCCGCCTATCCTCCTTGTTTTAGGCCCCTGGTACGCAGCCTGTTTTCCGCCCGGCGAAAAACGGTTAAAAACAACCTGCAAAGTTTTCTCCATTCCGGTATACTCCATAAGGAGGGGCCGCATTTTGCAGCGAAAGGGCAGGACCTGAGTCCGGAGCTGCTTGAAAAGGCCGGTATAGATCCCAATGAACGGGCGGAAAACCTGGGGATAAGCGAATTTTTAGCCCTGGCCAGGGAGCTGGAAAATTTGGGGGAACACTAAGGGTAAGCATGGGAATTTCAGAGGCGGTTGAAACTATACAGGAACGCATAGACAGGGCTTGCGTACGGTCGGGCAGGAAACCGGAGGATGTACGCCTTATGGGGGTGTCGAAATTTCACGGGTTACCTGCTATCGAAGAAGCCTGGAGCGCCGGAATTCGTCTGTTTGGGGAGAGTCGGGTTCAGGAGGCGGTTTCAAAATTTCCGGATTTTAAGGCCGCTCACCCGGGGACGGAGATCCACATGATAGGTTCCCTCCAGCGCAATAAGGCCAAGATCGCTGCCGGCGATTTTTTCGACGCAGTCCAGTCCGTGGACCGGGACGAACTTATCACCACCCTTGGAGCCTTGACGGGGGACCGGAAAAATCCTTTAATAATCCTGTTAGAATATCACACCGCCGAGGACTCCAAATCCGGGTACCCCGATTTGGACAGCCTGTTCCGGGCTGCGGAAAGGGCTCTGGAATTTCCGGGTCTCGCGCTCCGGGGGCTTATGACCATGGCCCCCCTTACGGGGGAAGAAGCCCCTATCCGGGCCTCCTTTAAGGCCGTGGTTTCCGCCCGGGATGCATTGGCTATTCGTTTTCCCGCCAATGACTGGTCCT
Protein-coding sequences here:
- a CDS encoding YggS family pyridoxal phosphate-dependent enzyme, encoding MGISEAVETIQERIDRACVRSGRKPEDVRLMGVSKFHGLPAIEEAWSAGIRLFGESRVQEAVSKFPDFKAAHPGTEIHMIGSLQRNKAKIAAGDFFDAVQSVDRDELITTLGALTGDRKNPLIILLEYHTAEDSKSGYPDLDSLFRAAERALEFPGLALRGLMTMAPLTGEEAPIRASFKAVVSARDALAIRFPANDWSCLSMGMSGDFEIAIEEGSTLIRIGTAIFGERNP
- the rsmA gene encoding 16S rRNA (adenine(1518)-N(6)/adenine(1519)-N(6))-dimethyltransferase RsmA, whose amino-acid sequence is MPPSINYDSPQALRSYLDGKGLGMRKQFGQNFLINGDARRRLLDALELQPGERVWEVGPGLGAMTIGLLERGALVSAFEIDRGFITALEEFFGDNPGFTLIPGDALKTWPAVWANTGNPGYFLGNLPYNIAATLLADFIEKNCFFKRMVVTVQREVARRMAAKPGSADYSSLSVLCASVYTVHPLMVLKGASFYPAPKVDSQGLRLELRRDIDPAAYPPCFRPLVRSLFSARRKTVKNNLQSFLHSGILHKEGPHFAAKGQDLSPELLEKAGIDPNERAENLGISEFLALARELENLGEH